A section of the Rhizobium sp. BG4 genome encodes:
- a CDS encoding citrate synthase/methylcitrate synthase, which produces MKNGLEDVIAAETQLSDVDGEAGRLIIRGVSLDDLVANSTYESTATLLLDGMMPEALTEEELRQRLGLARKEVFAHVAAADNQILALPPVDAVRALLARLQDGDGVDTAIRLMSAPAVFLPAVLRLQQGNRPIEPDATLSQSADILKMLTGRQPSREQTAALDAYLVTISDHGLNASTFAARVIASTQAGLTSSVLAAVSALKGPLHGGAPGPVLDMLDAIGTPAKAETWLGDALDRGERLMGFGHRIYRVRDPRADALKGALKPLTATGQVDADRVALAEAVEAAAISILRERKPDRPLDVNVEFYTALLLETLGFPREAFTGVFAIGRTVGWIAHAREQALRGRLIRPRSVYVGPLPKAA; this is translated from the coding sequence ATGAAGAATGGTCTTGAAGACGTCATTGCCGCCGAAACCCAGCTGTCGGATGTCGATGGCGAAGCCGGCCGGCTGATCATCCGCGGCGTATCGCTGGATGACCTCGTGGCGAACAGCACCTATGAGAGCACGGCGACGCTGTTGCTCGATGGCATGATGCCGGAGGCACTCACCGAAGAAGAGCTTCGGCAGCGCCTTGGTCTGGCCCGTAAAGAGGTCTTCGCGCATGTCGCCGCCGCCGACAATCAGATCCTCGCACTGCCGCCCGTCGATGCCGTGAGAGCCCTCCTCGCCCGCCTGCAGGATGGCGATGGCGTCGATACCGCCATCCGCCTGATGTCCGCCCCCGCCGTCTTCCTGCCTGCCGTATTGCGGCTCCAGCAGGGAAATCGTCCGATCGAGCCTGACGCCACCCTGTCGCAGTCGGCAGACATTCTGAAGATGCTGACGGGACGCCAGCCGAGCCGCGAGCAGACCGCGGCACTCGACGCCTATCTCGTGACGATTTCCGATCATGGCCTGAACGCCTCCACCTTCGCGGCCCGCGTCATCGCCTCCACCCAGGCCGGACTGACGTCATCGGTGCTGGCCGCAGTCAGCGCCCTCAAGGGCCCGTTGCATGGCGGTGCGCCCGGCCCGGTTCTCGACATGCTGGATGCGATCGGAACGCCCGCCAAGGCTGAGACATGGCTTGGCGACGCGCTCGATCGCGGCGAGCGGCTGATGGGCTTCGGCCACCGCATCTACCGCGTCCGCGATCCGCGCGCCGACGCCTTGAAGGGCGCCCTGAAGCCGCTGACGGCGACAGGTCAGGTGGATGCCGACCGTGTGGCGCTTGCCGAGGCCGTCGAGGCCGCGGCGATCTCGATCCTGAGAGAGCGCAAGCCCGACCGGCCGCTCGATGTGAATGTCGAGTTCTACACGGCGCTGCTGCTGGAAACGCTGGGCTTCCCGCGCGAAGCCTTCACCGGCGTTTTCGCCATCGGCCGCACCGTCGGCTGGATCGCCCACGCCCGTGAACAGGCGCTGCGCGGCCGGCTGATCCGCCCGCGCTCGGTCTATGTCGGCCCGCTGCCGAAAGCCGCCTGA